From a region of the Candidatus Pelagibacter sp. FZCC0015 genome:
- a CDS encoding TRAP transporter large permease, whose amino-acid sequence MLFSLTNPEVAILMMGIFLFAVLLGFPIAFTLMAMGIGFGYYAYYDATMMEHIFDNRIFQLFVQNTYTVMDNNVLTAVPLFLFMGYLVERAGIVAKLFFAIRLAAHRLPASMAVAALITCTLFSTATGIIGAVVTLMGLLAWPAMVKAGYDKKFASGIICSGGCLGILIPPSIMLIVYSVIAQLSPLRLFAAAIFPGLLLAGLYIAYAVTRAWLNPSIAPRPPKEDIPPTGEILKEVLVSFVPLFGLIMLVLGTILAGIATPAEAAAAGAFGALILSWFYKTLKWQNFKESVFLTAKTTAMIMWLFIGSWTFSSVFSYLGGHEVFEHFFTSINISTWQFLVITQIIIFLLGWPLEWTEILIIFVPIFLPLLEVFGVNPYFFAMLIALNLQTSFLTPPMAMSAYYLKGVQKTNVELLDIFRGIMPFLAIVIFAMFLMYMFPAIALWLPETLFAN is encoded by the coding sequence ATGTTATTTAGTCTAACAAATCCAGAAGTGGCAATTTTAATGATGGGCATATTCTTATTTGCAGTGCTTTTAGGTTTCCCAATAGCATTCACATTAATGGCAATGGGAATTGGTTTTGGGTATTACGCTTATTACGATGCTACTATGATGGAGCATATTTTTGACAACAGAATTTTCCAATTATTTGTTCAAAATACTTATACAGTTATGGATAATAATGTCCTTACAGCTGTCCCATTATTTTTATTTATGGGTTATTTGGTTGAAAGAGCGGGAATAGTAGCAAAACTATTTTTTGCAATAAGATTAGCTGCTCACAGACTTCCTGCATCTATGGCTGTAGCTGCTTTAATTACTTGTACTTTATTTTCTACGGCAACAGGAATTATAGGAGCGGTTGTTACTTTAATGGGATTACTAGCCTGGCCTGCAATGGTTAAAGCTGGTTATGATAAAAAATTTGCTTCAGGAATAATTTGTTCAGGCGGATGTTTAGGTATTTTAATTCCACCAAGTATTATGTTAATCGTTTATTCAGTAATTGCTCAATTATCACCGTTAAGACTTTTTGCAGCTGCAATATTTCCAGGACTATTATTAGCTGGTCTTTATATTGCATATGCAGTTACAAGAGCTTGGTTAAACCCATCTATAGCACCAAGACCACCAAAAGAAGACATTCCTCCAACGGGTGAAATTCTAAAAGAGGTATTAGTATCTTTTGTTCCTCTATTTGGATTAATAATGTTGGTTTTAGGAACTATCTTAGCTGGAATAGCAACTCCAGCTGAAGCTGCAGCAGCAGGAGCATTTGGTGCTCTGATTTTATCTTGGTTTTATAAAACTTTAAAATGGCAAAACTTTAAAGAGTCTGTATTTTTAACTGCAAAAACAACTGCAATGATAATGTGGTTGTTTATTGGATCTTGGACTTTTTCGTCTGTATTTTCATACCTTGGAGGTCATGAAGTGTTTGAGCATTTCTTTACATCAATAAATATTTCAACTTGGCAATTTTTAGTGATTACTCAAATTATAATTTTTCTTTTAGGTTGGCCTCTAGAATGGACAGAAATTTTAATTATTTTTGTACCTATATTTTTGCCTTTGCTAGAAGTATTTGGAGTTAATCCGTATTTCTTTGCAATGTTAATTGCATTGAATTTACAAACATCCTTTTTAACCCCACCGATGGCAATGTCCGCATATTATTTAAAAGGTGTGCAAAAAACTAATGTTGAACTTTTAGATATCTTCAGAGGAATTATGCCTTTCTTGGCAATTGTAATTTTTGCAATGTTTTTAATGTACATGTTTCCAGCGATAGCTCTGTGGTTACCTGAAACATTATTTGCAAATTAA
- a CDS encoding TRAP transporter small permease subunit, giving the protein MNSFIKFADTLSTSMGKAFSWCIVILMGGTVYEVVMAYVFNKPTLWNFDFSMQMYGAILMMSGAYCLATEAHVRGDVIYRLFKQKTQAWIDLVLYFIFFFPGVVALAFYGYEYAALAWKIKETSWSSPAQIQIYMVKTMIPAAGTLLVIQGIAEVFRSIICIKTGQWPMRMVVAEETEQMLMRTAQEEDKNNVI; this is encoded by the coding sequence ATGAATTCCTTCATTAAATTTGCCGATACGTTAAGTACTTCAATGGGAAAGGCTTTTTCTTGGTGCATAGTGATTTTAATGGGTGGAACAGTTTATGAAGTTGTGATGGCTTATGTATTTAATAAGCCAACTTTATGGAATTTTGATTTTAGTATGCAAATGTATGGTGCAATACTTATGATGTCAGGAGCATATTGTTTAGCTACTGAAGCTCATGTTAGAGGTGATGTAATTTATAGATTATTTAAGCAAAAAACACAGGCTTGGATTGATCTAGTACTTTATTTTATATTTTTTTTCCCCGGCGTTGTGGCTTTAGCCTTTTACGGTTATGAGTATGCAGCTTTGGCTTGGAAAATTAAAGAAACTAGTTGGAGCAGTCCAGCGCAAATTCAAATTTACATGGTTAAAACTATGATACCTGCTGCAGGTACATTATTAGTTATTCAAGGAATTGCAGAAGTTTTTAGATCTATCATTTGCATTAAAACAGGGCAATGGCCTATGCGAATGGTCGTTGCTGAGGAAACAGAACAGATGCTAATGAGAACCGCACAAGAGGAAGATAAAAATAATGTTATTTAG
- a CDS encoding TRAP transporter substrate-binding protein, whose translation MIKEKKSLKVSKSPSRRKFFKTAAATGVAAVALSAPAVAKERVEASMVATWPRDFPGLGTGAQRLAQRLSDMSDGRIQVTYYAANERVKAFDSFDEVASGNSQMYHGADYYWVKKHPAFGYFTAVPFGFTYAEMNAWLKFAGGQELWDELTDDFGTQSFAAGNTGVQMGGWFNKKIRSANDFKGLKMRMPGLGGQVLGKLGGSPISLPGGQIYENLVSGAIDATEWVGPWNDEAMKFQEAAKYYYYPGMHEPGSTLACGVNKSWFTSLSKSDQLIIKTACDWADTTTMAEYNAKNGAALARLVNESGVKLEKFNDKVYDAFAKGAAEVFDEVQQHSALAKKVHAAFVKGRKEIGAWTNLSDGPYVAQRNRALGV comes from the coding sequence ATGATTAAAGAAAAAAAATCATTGAAGGTTTCTAAATCACCTTCAAGACGTAAGTTCTTTAAAACTGCAGCTGCAACTGGTGTTGCTGCTGTTGCTTTATCTGCTCCAGCTGTTGCCAAAGAAAGAGTTGAAGCTTCTATGGTAGCTACTTGGCCTAGAGATTTTCCAGGCCTAGGAACTGGTGCACAAAGACTTGCTCAAAGATTAAGCGATATGAGTGACGGTAGAATTCAAGTTACTTATTATGCTGCTAACGAAAGGGTAAAAGCATTTGACTCATTTGACGAAGTTGCATCAGGTAACTCGCAAATGTATCACGGTGCTGATTACTACTGGGTTAAAAAACACCCTGCTTTTGGTTATTTTACTGCGGTTCCATTTGGTTTCACATATGCTGAAATGAATGCGTGGTTAAAATTTGCTGGTGGACAAGAACTTTGGGACGAATTAACTGATGATTTCGGAACACAAAGTTTTGCAGCTGGTAATACCGGAGTGCAAATGGGTGGTTGGTTTAATAAGAAAATTAGATCAGCTAATGACTTTAAAGGTTTAAAAATGCGTATGCCTGGTTTAGGTGGACAAGTTCTTGGAAAACTTGGTGGTTCTCCAATTTCACTTCCTGGTGGACAAATTTATGAAAACCTTGTGTCTGGTGCAATTGACGCAACTGAATGGGTAGGACCTTGGAACGATGAAGCTATGAAGTTCCAGGAAGCTGCTAAGTATTATTACTATCCAGGAATGCATGAACCAGGATCTACACTAGCTTGTGGAGTTAACAAATCTTGGTTTACTAGTTTGTCAAAATCAGATCAGTTAATTATTAAAACTGCATGTGATTGGGCTGACACAACTACAATGGCTGAATACAATGCTAAAAACGGAGCTGCACTAGCACGATTAGTTAACGAAAGTGGAGTTAAACTAGAGAAGTTTAACGATAAAGTTTACGATGCTTTCGCTAAAGGTGCTGCTGAAGTTTTCGATGAAGTTCAACAACATAGTGCTCTTGCTAAGAAAGTACATGCTGCCTTTGTTAAAGGTCGTAAGGAAATTGGTGCTTGGACTAACTTGTCTGACGGGCCATATGTTGCTCAAAGAAATAGAGCATTAGGAGTATAA
- a CDS encoding MFS transporter produces MENYILPKKQAIIVFFVFAFGYFLSCLLRAITATLSPVLTSEFNLLAADLGLLAGGYFLGFACMQIPLGYLLDKYGPKKIVSSFLLIALVGTGSFALAESFSGLLVSRILIGVGVSACLMAPLTGYRIWYAENQQQRANSWMLMIASLGFLSSTLPVQLLLPSFGWRWIFGGIAILILISIFLMLVFIPKWNLTKNKESEEPRNTGTLSEVWKNRFFISVIPMGLFNYGGLMAIQTLWAGPWMTRVAGYTPLQSAIGLFWINVTMLVSFFLWGYFLPKISGIGFTAKRILKLGLPISFSVMFVIILLGPKAGAFYITLFILSSIFLSVTQPAVGLSFSGYSAGKALTSFNLLIFAGTFIMQWLMGLVIDIVKGMGHTEIFAFKSAFSVFLILSIISYIFFLILNRKKYENKT; encoded by the coding sequence ATGGAAAATTATATTTTACCAAAAAAACAGGCTATTATTGTTTTTTTTGTATTTGCATTTGGTTATTTTTTATCATGTTTGTTGCGTGCAATTACTGCAACACTTTCTCCCGTATTAACCTCAGAATTTAATTTGTTAGCAGCTGATTTAGGATTGTTAGCTGGAGGTTATTTTTTAGGTTTTGCTTGTATGCAAATACCCCTTGGATATTTGTTAGATAAATATGGACCAAAAAAAATTGTCTCTTCTTTTTTATTAATCGCATTAGTTGGAACAGGATCATTTGCTTTAGCTGAAAGTTTTTCTGGATTATTAGTTTCGCGAATTCTAATTGGTGTAGGTGTAAGTGCTTGTTTGATGGCTCCGTTAACGGGTTACAGAATATGGTATGCAGAAAATCAGCAACAAAGAGCAAACTCATGGATGCTAATGATTGCATCATTAGGTTTTTTGTCATCCACATTGCCTGTACAACTTTTATTACCTAGTTTCGGATGGAGATGGATATTTGGTGGTATCGCTATCTTAATTTTAATTAGTATTTTTTTAATGTTAGTTTTTATTCCAAAATGGAATTTAACTAAAAATAAAGAGTCAGAAGAGCCAAGAAATACTGGAACCTTATCAGAAGTTTGGAAAAATAGATTTTTTATAAGTGTAATTCCAATGGGCTTATTTAATTATGGGGGCTTAATGGCTATACAAACTTTATGGGCAGGCCCATGGATGACTAGAGTTGCTGGTTATACACCACTTCAAAGTGCTATAGGATTGTTTTGGATCAATGTAACTATGTTGGTATCTTTTTTCTTGTGGGGTTATTTTTTACCAAAAATTTCAGGTATAGGTTTTACAGCAAAAAGAATACTTAAATTAGGTTTACCAATTAGTTTTTCTGTAATGTTTGTGATTATATTGCTAGGTCCAAAAGCGGGTGCATTCTACATAACTTTATTTATTTTAAGTTCAATTTTTTTATCAGTTACACAGCCAGCTGTGGGACTATCTTTTTCAGGTTATTCTGCTGGTAAAGCACTAACTTCATTCAATTTATTAATATTTGCAGGAACATTCATAATGCAATGGTTAATGGGCTTAGTCATAGATATTGTTAAAGGTATGGGGCATACAGAAATATTTGCGTTTAAATCTGCTTTTTCTGTTTTCTTAATCTTAAGTATTATTTCTTATATATTTTTTTTAATATTAAATAGAAAAAAATATGAAAACAAAACGTAG
- a CDS encoding TRAP transporter small permease subunit translates to MMAKNNLSILIRIFSYSILALTLVFLINNVLTVWFDWPGVKKLFAHYELFGFKKLNKPLEGLAINLSYIQLLFYFISLIGVIFFVLKSIKQTLQTDSEILTKITAYVVRSSFWAVLIVGVADFLISFMVVEKLVEPIFGEQLKINLVIPAFRITYIHFPLILASFVIGYFTRSVGFIWLAVLVVGSEFLIVLSRFIFQYEQAFQGDLVRFWYAALYLFASAYALIHEGHVRVDVLYTGFSERKKAWTNAIGSLILGIPLCLIVIFLGMGGKASIINGPVISFEITQQGSNGLYLLYLMAVYLAVFAVSMLTQFTSYFMSSSHKLLKN, encoded by the coding sequence ATGATGGCGAAAAATAACTTATCTATTTTAATAAGAATATTTAGTTATTCTATTTTAGCCTTAACATTAGTTTTTCTAATTAATAATGTTTTAACAGTTTGGTTTGATTGGCCAGGAGTTAAAAAGCTTTTTGCTCATTACGAATTATTTGGTTTTAAAAAATTAAATAAGCCTTTAGAGGGACTAGCAATAAACTTATCATATATTCAATTACTATTTTATTTTATATCTCTCATAGGAGTTATATTTTTTGTTTTGAAATCTATAAAACAAACATTACAGACAGACTCTGAGATCTTAACAAAAATTACAGCTTACGTTGTGAGATCTTCTTTCTGGGCTGTATTAATTGTTGGAGTAGCAGATTTTTTAATCTCATTTATGGTTGTAGAGAAACTAGTTGAGCCAATTTTTGGTGAACAACTTAAAATTAATTTAGTAATACCTGCCTTTAGAATTACATATATACATTTTCCTTTAATATTAGCTTCTTTTGTAATTGGTTATTTTACAAGATCTGTAGGGTTTATTTGGTTAGCAGTTTTAGTAGTTGGAAGTGAATTTTTAATTGTATTATCAAGATTTATTTTTCAATATGAACAAGCATTCCAAGGTGACTTAGTTCGTTTTTGGTACGCAGCCCTTTATTTATTTGCAAGCGCTTATGCATTAATTCACGAGGGCCATGTAAGAGTTGATGTTCTTTATACTGGTTTTAGTGAGCGTAAAAAAGCATGGACTAATGCAATTGGGTCATTAATTCTAGGAATTCCTTTATGTTTGATTGTAATATTTTTAGGCATGGGGGGCAAAGCTAGTATCATCAATGGTCCTGTAATTTCATTTGAAATTACGCAGCAAGGTTCAAACGGATTATATTTACTTTATCTGATGGCAGTTTATTTAGCTGTGTTTGCAGTAAGTATGTTAACTCAATTCACTAGCTACTTTATGAGTAGCAGTCATAAACTTTTGAAGAATTAA
- a CDS encoding alpha/beta hydrolase yields the protein MKTKRRNFFLELFFGIIAIYLIILVFLFFFQRNLMYHPDENNYSGDNLEVNIEKVTIKTTDNINLLGWFHNKNLKSYKTIVYFHGNAGTLENRIHKLNHFKDMDVNFLIIAWRGFSGNKGKPSEKGLYIDGSSAINWLKEKGLNEEDIIIYGESLGTGIATEITQNKNFAGLILETPFTSMIEAAKNFYPYIPVGLILKDKYENNEKIKNINIPVLVMHGEADQIVPFWMGKKIFNLASEPKYSYFTKYDDHMMEYDDKLVLALKSFVDSLN from the coding sequence ATGAAAACAAAACGTAGGAATTTTTTTTTGGAATTATTTTTTGGTATTATTGCAATTTATTTAATTATATTAGTTTTCTTATTCTTTTTTCAAAGAAATTTAATGTATCATCCTGATGAGAATAATTATTCTGGAGATAATTTAGAAGTTAACATTGAAAAAGTTACTATTAAAACAACAGATAATATTAATCTTTTAGGCTGGTTTCATAATAAAAATTTAAAAAGTTATAAAACAATAGTTTATTTTCATGGAAATGCAGGGACACTTGAAAACAGAATCCATAAATTAAATCATTTTAAAGATATGGACGTTAATTTTTTAATTATTGCGTGGAGAGGGTTTAGTGGAAATAAAGGAAAACCAAGTGAGAAGGGTCTTTATATTGATGGTTCTAGTGCAATAAATTGGCTTAAAGAAAAAGGTCTAAATGAAGAAGATATAATTATTTATGGGGAGTCATTAGGAACTGGAATTGCTACTGAAATTACTCAGAATAAAAATTTTGCAGGATTAATCTTAGAAACGCCCTTCACATCAATGATAGAGGCTGCGAAAAATTTTTATCCATATATTCCAGTAGGTTTAATTTTAAAAGATAAGTATGAAAATAATGAAAAAATTAAAAATATTAATATCCCAGTTTTAGTAATGCATGGTGAGGCTGACCAAATAGTTCCATTTTGGATGGGTAAAAAAATTTTTAATTTAGCAAGTGAACCCAAATATTCATATTTTACAAAATATGACGATCATATGATGGAATATGATGATAAACTTGTATTAGCTCTTAAATCATTTGTTGATAGTTTAAATTAA
- a CDS encoding TRAP transporter large permease — protein MEHLFLALLVIIMIGALASGFPVAFALPGSAIISIGLAAFFGYLFAGDSSAYFAVDGPKEWLTAGITNFRSNYWDVETDTLIAIPLFIFMGIMLQKSKIAEDLLVTMGQLFGPIPGGLGISVIFVGALLAATTGIVGATVIAMGLISLPTMLNNKYDKSLASGIVCSSGTLGQIIPPSIVLIIIADQLASAADVANTMRQTDYKILTGEFNMPGEFRVGSTSAGDMFLGALLPGLVLVGLYMIYVFVYARLNPKAAPPVPFKGSFDSKFWIKVLIVIIPPLALIFAVLGSILLGIATVNQAGSIGAIGATMMAGYRLHKGKKDAYYPIIIAILSVIPIYILSKNYNLNIKAVETRDLTAIFITGFFTITFLIGIVWSFWRAYKIENVLREVVTETCVTTSMVFIILLGAAMLTSGFRAFGGEELVRDFLQDLPGGFWTQFIVVMAVIFLLGFFLDFIEIAVVVVPIIAPILLAEPGANVSAIWLGVMIGVNLQTSFLTPPFGFALFYLKGVASKLVTTLNIWKGVVPFIILQLIGLGIVGFYPSLVNYLPARTYLTSNVAPPPMNPKLQYCLQEYKFAIYNTEEQRITNAIKDMQKLTPANLPMDKLDIFEEHFDNAFGTFAIVKKLQKTEQEYELFTKDYRDLHFNVRKIEKKIRKIDQKIKKTKAEIRNLDDDNLSDKNKLELKIENYELEIKELQNKVPENWKAKNGEFDILHKAKNTRTKRYRKNVDEAYETLDQIVMFINDNEKLKELSPEIKELKYNIDNKNYENAISIIDNLFEKLGEISGTEEFANKLDDLISVIDNDEVDEQKLSEVSSETFDLFNLEVSWRDDANKNLMPELIKYNDVIKHNIGLRLQNRLTKEQAKFVARCNSVHRDISLNF, from the coding sequence ATGGAACATTTATTTTTAGCTTTACTTGTAATTATAATGATTGGAGCATTAGCTTCTGGTTTTCCAGTAGCTTTTGCATTACCTGGATCAGCAATAATTTCAATCGGGCTTGCTGCTTTTTTTGGTTACTTATTTGCAGGAGATAGTAGTGCTTATTTTGCTGTTGATGGCCCCAAAGAATGGTTAACCGCCGGTATTACAAACTTTAGAAGTAACTACTGGGATGTAGAAACTGATACTTTAATTGCAATTCCTTTATTTATTTTCATGGGGATTATGCTGCAAAAATCAAAAATTGCGGAAGATCTATTAGTTACAATGGGGCAGTTGTTTGGACCTATCCCCGGAGGTTTAGGAATATCAGTAATTTTTGTTGGGGCGTTACTTGCAGCTACCACAGGTATTGTTGGTGCAACAGTAATAGCAATGGGATTAATATCATTACCCACAATGCTTAATAATAAATACGATAAAAGTTTAGCAAGTGGTATTGTTTGTTCATCAGGAACTCTTGGGCAAATCATACCTCCTTCAATTGTATTAATTATTATAGCAGATCAATTAGCTAGCGCAGCAGACGTTGCAAATACTATGCGTCAGACTGATTACAAAATTTTAACTGGTGAATTTAATATGCCTGGAGAATTTAGAGTGGGATCTACCTCTGCAGGAGATATGTTTTTGGGGGCATTATTACCTGGTTTAGTATTGGTTGGTTTATATATGATTTATGTATTTGTTTACGCAAGACTAAATCCCAAGGCAGCTCCTCCCGTTCCATTTAAAGGAAGTTTTGACTCAAAATTTTGGATTAAGGTTTTAATAGTAATTATTCCTCCGCTTGCTTTAATTTTTGCAGTTTTAGGATCTATACTTTTAGGTATTGCAACCGTTAATCAAGCCGGATCAATTGGAGCAATAGGTGCAACCATGATGGCTGGTTATCGTTTACATAAAGGTAAAAAAGATGCTTACTATCCAATTATAATTGCAATTTTATCTGTTATTCCAATTTATATTTTGTCTAAGAATTATAATTTAAATATTAAGGCTGTAGAAACTAGAGATCTTACAGCAATTTTTATCACAGGATTTTTTACAATTACTTTTTTAATTGGAATTGTTTGGAGTTTTTGGAGAGCATACAAAATTGAGAATGTTTTAAGAGAGGTTGTTACAGAAACATGTGTAACAACTTCAATGGTTTTTATAATTTTATTAGGTGCAGCAATGTTAACCTCTGGATTTAGAGCATTTGGAGGTGAAGAGCTAGTAAGAGATTTTCTTCAAGATTTGCCAGGGGGATTTTGGACACAGTTTATTGTTGTAATGGCAGTGATTTTTTTACTAGGTTTCTTTCTTGATTTTATAGAAATAGCCGTTGTTGTTGTTCCTATCATTGCTCCGATATTATTAGCTGAACCAGGAGCTAATGTAAGTGCAATTTGGCTTGGTGTAATGATTGGGGTGAATTTACAAACCTCCTTTTTAACACCACCGTTTGGTTTTGCATTATTTTACTTAAAAGGTGTAGCTTCAAAACTTGTTACTACTTTAAATATCTGGAAAGGTGTTGTTCCATTCATTATTTTACAATTAATAGGTCTTGGAATTGTTGGTTTCTATCCATCATTAGTAAACTATCTACCAGCAAGAACATATTTAACATCGAACGTCGCTCCACCGCCGATGAATCCAAAGTTACAATATTGCTTACAAGAGTATAAATTTGCGATTTACAACACTGAAGAACAAAGAATTACTAATGCAATAAAAGACATGCAGAAATTAACTCCCGCAAATCTTCCAATGGATAAACTAGATATTTTTGAAGAGCATTTTGATAATGCGTTTGGGACTTTTGCTATTGTTAAAAAACTTCAAAAAACAGAGCAAGAATATGAATTATTTACAAAAGATTATAGGGACTTGCATTTCAATGTAAGAAAAATTGAGAAAAAAATTAGAAAAATAGACCAGAAAATTAAAAAAACAAAAGCTGAAATTAGAAATTTAGATGATGATAATTTATCAGATAAAAATAAATTAGAATTAAAGATCGAGAATTACGAGTTAGAAATTAAAGAACTTCAAAATAAAGTTCCTGAAAATTGGAAAGCTAAAAATGGAGAGTTTGATATATTGCACAAAGCAAAAAATACAAGAACTAAAAGATATAGAAAAAACGTTGATGAAGCTTATGAAACTCTGGATCAAATAGTAATGTTTATAAACGATAATGAAAAATTAAAAGAACTTTCACCAGAAATAAAAGAATTAAAATATAATATTGATAATAAAAATTACGAAAACGCAATATCAATAATTGATAATCTTTTTGAAAAACTAGGAGAAATTTCTGGAACCGAAGAATTTGCAAATAAATTAGATGACCTAATATCTGTTATAGATAATGATGAGGTAGATGAGCAAAAATTGTCTGAAGTAAGTTCAGAGACTTTTGATCTTTTTAATTTAGAAGTTTCATGGAGAGATGATGCTAATAAGAATTTGATGCCTGAATTAATCAAATATAATGATGTTATTAAACATAATATTGGTCTTAGACTTCAAAACAGATTAACTAAAGAACAAGCTAAATTTGTTGCAAGGTGTAACTCAGTTCATAGAGATATATCTTTAAACTTTTAA
- a CDS encoding amidase — MIDIFSLKVEEIASKIKDAQLTSVEVCEKYIERINKFEKDVKAWVHFDKKLLLEKAAEADEYRRSGKPTGPLHGIPIAVKDIVGTVDMPTECGTVIRKGKSYSQNAEIIDLLLAAGAIVMGKTATAELAYLGPPKTTNPHDHSRTPGGSSSGSAAAVASFMAPLSIGSQTGGSVIRPASYCGVVGYKPTYGLISRNGVLKTSEKLDHLGVFGRTVEDVALLAKVLIKKDKFDSATVYYSADGMLEETKKGPLFEPKFIFYKTDHWKNVEKKSKEAFEYFIKSFKKNIEIFDTPSYFKDIHKYHQIIYETDLANNFGLYYKKYKKKLSKPMQDAIVKGNKHSAKEYAEAIDFMKRSYESYEEVFEDYHGVLSPSSPGVAPKSLKSTGSAEFNKVWSYLGTPSISLPLLQGEDKMPLGVQLIGAKYDDHRFLGVANWLEKECNN, encoded by the coding sequence ATGATAGATATTTTTTCTTTAAAAGTTGAAGAAATCGCCTCAAAAATAAAAGACGCACAGCTGACTTCGGTTGAAGTATGCGAGAAGTATATTGAAAGAATTAATAAATTTGAAAAAGATGTAAAAGCATGGGTACATTTTGATAAAAAACTTTTACTAGAAAAAGCTGCAGAGGCCGACGAATATAGACGATCAGGAAAACCCACAGGACCTTTGCATGGTATTCCAATAGCGGTGAAGGACATTGTTGGAACAGTTGATATGCCAACAGAATGTGGAACGGTAATTAGGAAAGGAAAATCTTATTCACAGAATGCAGAAATTATTGATTTGCTTTTAGCGGCTGGTGCAATTGTAATGGGTAAAACTGCTACAGCCGAGTTAGCTTATCTTGGTCCACCTAAAACAACTAATCCACATGATCACTCTAGAACTCCAGGCGGTTCTTCAAGCGGGTCTGCAGCTGCTGTTGCATCATTTATGGCACCCTTATCAATAGGATCTCAAACTGGTGGTTCAGTTATAAGACCAGCATCTTATTGTGGAGTGGTCGGATATAAACCAACTTATGGATTAATTTCAAGAAATGGAGTGCTTAAAACTTCTGAAAAATTAGATCACTTAGGTGTGTTTGGTAGAACAGTTGAAGATGTAGCGTTGCTTGCAAAAGTTTTAATTAAAAAAGATAAATTTGATAGCGCAACAGTTTATTATTCAGCTGATGGCATGCTAGAAGAAACAAAAAAAGGACCTTTGTTTGAACCAAAATTTATTTTTTATAAAACAGATCATTGGAAAAATGTTGAAAAAAAATCTAAAGAAGCTTTTGAATATTTTATTAAATCTTTCAAAAAAAATATCGAAATTTTTGATACACCATCTTATTTTAAAGACATTCATAAATATCATCAGATAATTTATGAAACAGATTTAGCAAACAATTTTGGATTATATTACAAAAAGTATAAAAAAAAATTATCTAAACCCATGCAGGATGCTATTGTAAAAGGTAATAAGCATTCTGCAAAAGAGTATGCCGAAGCTATAGATTTTATGAAAAGAAGTTATGAGTCTTATGAAGAAGTATTTGAGGATTATCATGGGGTATTGTCACCTTCTAGTCCCGGTGTTGCCCCTAAAAGCTTGAAGAGTACGGGCTCTGCAGAGTTTAATAAAGTATGGTCCTATTTAGGAACTCCAAGCATTTCTCTTCCACTTTTACAAGGAGAGGATAAAATGCCATTAGGCGTACAATTAATTGGTGCAAAATATGATGATCATAGATTTTTAGGTGTTGCTAATTGGCTAGAAAAGGAATGTAATAATTAA